Sequence from the Heliomicrobium undosum genome:
AACCCTTGCCAAGGCCCCTTCCCATCCCTTTTTTAACCACGTTCCAACACTTCCTTCGCCAATTCCCGATAGACCTCAGCGCCGCGTGAACGGGTATCATACACGATAATAGGCTGACCATGGCTGGGAGCCTCACTCAGGCGAACATTTCTCGGGATGATTGTTTTGAATACCTTATCATGAAAATGATTTTTTACTTCGTCGACCACTTGGATGGCGAGATTCGTGCGCGCGTCAAACATGGTCAACAAAACGCCCAGAATAGTAAGTTCACTGTTGAGGTGCTTCTGTACGAGTTTAATCGTGCTCATCAACTGCCCCAGCCCTTCTAGGGCATAATACTCGCACTGTATGGGAATCAGCAGTTGATCAGCAGCAGTGAGTGAATTCAAGGTCAGCAAACCGAGGGATGGAGGGCAATCGATGATGATATAATCAAATCGATTCCGCAAAGGATCGAGGGCTCGTTTTAATTTCACTTCGCGAGAGATGGCGGAGACCAACTCGATTTCCGCCCCGGCCAATTGAATCGTAGCTGGCAGAACAAAAAACCGATCCCAATCCGTTTTCGTCAATATCGAATCCGACGGTGCGCCGTTGATCAGCACATCATAGATACAATGACGGACACGCAGCTTATCAATCCCGGATCCACTCGTGGCATTACCTTGTGGATCCATATCGACCAACAGCACCTTTTTGCCAAGCTCAGCCAGACAGGCGCTTAGGTTAACGGCAGTCGTGGTCTTTGCGACGCCACCTTTTTGATTGGCTACGGCGATAACTTGAGCCAACTATTCCACCACCTTTGTCATTCGCCTTACTCGACGTATTCATTTCAACACGAGAAAGCACAAGTCCTTCACAGGTCGAAGCATAAAAAGTGTGTCCACCTTAGAAAAATACGGACCCTGTGAAACATGAAAAAAGAGGCCAACGTTGAGTTGACCCCCCCTTCAAAGGGCATCACCTTATTCCATTCGTTTCAAAGCCATATAGGGCAAAATAAAAGGGGAACATGTTTTCGTTTTTTTAACAAAATCCATTGTTTCACGTAGA
This genomic interval carries:
- a CDS encoding ParA family protein, with the protein product MAQVIAVANQKGGVAKTTTAVNLSACLAELGKKVLLVDMDPQGNATSGSGIDKLRVRHCIYDVLINGAPSDSILTKTDWDRFFVLPATIQLAGAEIELVSAISREVKLKRALDPLRNRFDYIIIDCPPSLGLLTLNSLTAADQLLIPIQCEYYALEGLGQLMSTIKLVQKHLNSELTILGVLLTMFDARTNLAIQVVDEVKNHFHDKVFKTIIPRNVRLSEAPSHGQPIIVYDTRSRGAEVYRELAKEVLERG